A genomic segment from Roseofilum capinflatum BLCC-M114 encodes:
- a CDS encoding RNA polymerase sigma factor SigF, with amino-acid sequence MTTSASQDIKNENIDLLSAYQQNSSLELRNQIVKSNIGLVRKEAHHWMHQCSEGYDDLLQVGCIGLIRAIERFEPSKGHAFSSFAIPYIRGEIQHYLRDRSNTVRIPRRWLMMQRKAESTIRDLQVELNRYPKDIEIAQAMGVSVEEWHEVKLASKNRSLLSLDAPVTEEGEQATSLGELVPDHHYRSFQLAMEDQIRLQQGLVKLEERTRQVLEFVFLHDLTQKETAERMGISAVTVSRQVKKGLERLKKVMTTEI; translated from the coding sequence ATGACAACTTCAGCTTCCCAAGATATCAAAAACGAAAATATTGATTTGCTCTCGGCTTATCAACAAAATTCTTCTCTGGAATTGCGGAACCAAATTGTCAAATCGAATATTGGTTTAGTCCGGAAAGAAGCCCATCACTGGATGCACCAATGCAGTGAAGGATACGATGACTTACTCCAGGTTGGGTGTATTGGTCTGATTCGAGCCATTGAACGGTTTGAACCCTCCAAAGGTCATGCCTTTAGCTCCTTTGCCATTCCCTACATTCGGGGCGAAATTCAACATTATTTACGCGATCGCAGCAATACCGTCCGCATCCCTCGACGGTGGTTGATGATGCAACGCAAGGCAGAAAGCACCATTCGCGATTTACAAGTGGAACTCAACCGCTATCCCAAAGATATCGAAATTGCCCAAGCTATGGGTGTGTCTGTAGAAGAGTGGCACGAAGTGAAACTCGCTTCAAAAAACCGATCGCTCCTCAGTCTAGATGCTCCCGTTACCGAGGAAGGAGAACAAGCAACCAGTCTAGGGGAACTGGTTCCCGACCATCACTATCGCAGTTTCCAGTTAGCCATGGAAGACCAAATTCGCCTGCAACAAGGCTTGGTGAAACTGGAAGAGCGCACCCGCCAAGTCTTAGAATTTGTTTTTCTCCACGACCTCACCCAGAAAGAAACCGCCGAGCGCATGGGAATCAGCGCCGTGACAGTCTCTCGCCAGGTGAAAAAAGGTCTGGAACGGTTGAAAAAGGTGATGACCACCGAGATCTGA
- a CDS encoding MORN repeat-containing protein, with product MQKFNLKLYLSLIFLAVFIAFGGKPYVAKAQSDTPPNPQTGGGQLGTDEELIPDCVPNVPTGQVKCTYSNGDRYQGQFLNGKPHGVGVYIFFGGNRYEGNFLNGQPHGQGVLIREDDTRFEGVFQNGTLTGTANRPGKIVFSTGEVYQGSLELFPVPGNPTRQTSRPNGRGVFIFPDGSRYQGEFFQGEILGQGILVRPDGTRCQGRFFNQSLDARVQCLFPDGTRYEGELRGGIPHGQGVLIAPNGQRTSGRFRDGAFVN from the coding sequence ATGCAAAAGTTCAATCTCAAACTTTATTTAAGTCTAATTTTCTTAGCCGTATTCATTGCCTTTGGAGGTAAACCCTATGTGGCTAAGGCTCAATCTGATACTCCTCCCAATCCTCAAACAGGAGGAGGGCAATTAGGGACAGATGAAGAACTGATTCCTGATTGTGTGCCGAATGTGCCTACGGGACAAGTCAAATGTACTTATTCTAATGGCGATCGCTATCAAGGTCAGTTTCTCAACGGTAAACCCCATGGTGTAGGCGTTTATATCTTTTTTGGTGGCAACCGCTATGAAGGCAATTTTCTTAATGGTCAACCCCATGGGCAAGGAGTTTTGATACGAGAAGATGATACCCGATTTGAAGGAGTTTTTCAAAATGGAACGTTAACCGGTACAGCCAATAGACCCGGTAAAATTGTATTCTCTACTGGTGAAGTTTACCAAGGAAGCTTAGAACTTTTTCCAGTGCCTGGAAATCCCACCAGACAAACCAGCCGCCCCAATGGTCGAGGAGTGTTTATTTTCCCTGATGGCAGCCGCTATCAAGGGGAATTTTTCCAGGGGGAAATTTTAGGTCAAGGTATCCTGGTTCGTCCGGATGGAACCCGTTGCCAAGGTCGGTTTTTTAATCAATCTCTCGATGCCAGAGTTCAATGCCTCTTCCCCGATGGCACGAGATACGAAGGAGAATTACGCGGCGGCATTCCCCATGGGCAAGGTGTTCTCATTGCTCCCAATGGTCAGCGTACCTCTGGACGCTTCCGGGATGGCGCGTTCGTGAATTAA
- a CDS encoding DUF47 domain-containing protein: MNHSSLPLFGKTKFIENQLNEFFDRLSEGGMYFEMGMVLYLETEALTPGCEEKMQQINQVKHRCNTLRREIESELYTEMLIPDARGDVLSLLEALYYLIGLIGDNFQNLMIEEPIIPTPYHSDFKQLVSMGVQCLETIVLTSRAFFRDPRTVRDYAYKVRVYEAEADQISFRLKRGIFRSVLPLAHKTQLRDVIDVIDALADASEDVADKLSIYAIKRAL; the protein is encoded by the coding sequence ATGAATCACTCATCACTCCCCCTGTTTGGTAAAACGAAATTCATCGAAAATCAACTGAATGAATTTTTCGATCGCCTCTCCGAAGGGGGAATGTACTTTGAGATGGGTATGGTACTATACCTAGAGACCGAAGCCCTAACCCCAGGCTGTGAAGAAAAAATGCAACAAATCAACCAAGTTAAACATCGCTGTAATACCTTGCGCCGGGAAATTGAGTCCGAACTCTACACCGAAATGCTCATTCCCGATGCACGGGGAGATGTATTAAGCTTGCTCGAAGCCTTATATTATCTCATTGGCTTAATTGGGGATAATTTCCAAAACTTAATGATTGAAGAACCGATTATTCCCACACCCTATCATAGTGATTTTAAGCAATTGGTTTCCATGGGAGTTCAGTGTTTAGAAACCATTGTTCTCACCTCTCGCGCCTTTTTCCGCGACCCCAGAACTGTGCGCGACTATGCCTATAAAGTCCGAGTTTACGAAGCAGAAGCGGATCAAATTTCCTTTCGCCTCAAACGGGGAATCTTTCGCTCGGTTTTACCCTTGGCTCATAAAACTCAATTGCGAGATGTGATTGATGTGATCGATGCATTAGCCGATGCATCGGAAGATGTGGCTGATAAGTTATCTATTTATGCCATTAAACGAGCTTTATAG
- a CDS encoding inorganic phosphate transporter, with amino-acid sequence MGAGFPIPYSPFPIPHSPLPITHYSFMDAIAVFIFLSSGLFLGWSLGANDAANVFGTAVGSRMIRFSTAAFLCSVFVILGAVIGGAGAAGGLGELGSLNALPGAFTVALSAAMTVLWMTQLGLPVSTSQAVVGAIIGWNLFSGAITDLGVLSKIALTWVACPVLGAIFAAILYRLLVSIINQVKPHLLQLDLYTRWGLILAGIFGSYALGANNIGNVMGVFIPSSPFTEFHLGETVRVSSTQQLFLLGGIAIAIGVYTYSKGVMMTVGGSLMKLSPIAAFVVVVAHSLVLFVFSSTELQQTFINLGLPPIPLIPVSSSQAVIGAVIGIGLLQGMRGVRQIRWRVLGEIGSGWVSTPAIATLISIILLFIVQNVFNQPVYEEIEFRLSQPVLMYLQKEGVPTEKIAPLEGQTLTKPVNFRSALRRVASLTPEQESQVIAAAELYPMHITPEAINKIDSQALTPEQFSAIERLTGQSFDYKWELQQALGVQTTAWQKQPGEEHLDDQFLYLEKLFITPKISRG; translated from the coding sequence GTGGGGGCAGGATTCCCCATTCCCTATTCCCCATTCCCTATTCCCCATTCCCCATTACCCATTACCCATTACTCATTCATGGATGCGATCGCCGTTTTTATTTTCCTCTCTAGTGGACTATTCTTAGGATGGTCTCTCGGTGCGAATGATGCTGCTAATGTCTTCGGGACTGCGGTTGGCAGTCGCATGATTCGTTTTTCCACTGCTGCGTTTCTATGCAGCGTGTTTGTGATATTAGGGGCGGTTATTGGGGGCGCAGGAGCTGCCGGAGGCTTGGGAGAACTGGGATCTTTAAATGCCCTGCCGGGGGCGTTCACGGTGGCATTATCTGCCGCTATGACGGTGTTGTGGATGACTCAGTTGGGTCTACCGGTGTCTACCTCTCAAGCGGTGGTAGGGGCGATTATTGGCTGGAATCTCTTTAGTGGTGCAATTACGGATTTAGGGGTCTTATCGAAAATTGCCCTAACTTGGGTGGCTTGTCCAGTTTTAGGGGCGATATTTGCGGCGATTTTATATCGCTTGCTTGTCAGTATTATTAATCAAGTTAAACCCCATTTATTGCAATTGGATTTATATACCCGTTGGGGGTTGATTTTAGCGGGAATTTTCGGTTCCTATGCCTTGGGCGCGAATAATATTGGTAATGTGATGGGGGTGTTTATTCCCTCCTCTCCGTTTACCGAATTTCATTTAGGGGAGACGGTGCGCGTGAGTTCAACCCAACAATTATTTCTTCTGGGAGGCATAGCCATTGCGATCGGGGTCTATACTTATTCTAAAGGGGTAATGATGACGGTGGGCGGGAGTTTAATGAAGTTATCCCCTATTGCTGCGTTTGTGGTGGTGGTTGCCCATTCTTTGGTCTTATTTGTGTTCTCTTCAACGGAATTACAACAAACGTTTATTAACCTGGGACTGCCCCCCATTCCCCTGATTCCGGTGTCGAGTTCCCAAGCGGTGATTGGTGCAGTGATTGGTATTGGACTCTTGCAAGGAATGCGAGGGGTGCGGCAAATTCGTTGGCGGGTGTTAGGGGAAATTGGGTCGGGTTGGGTTTCGACTCCGGCGATCGCCACTTTAATCAGTATTATCCTCCTCTTTATTGTGCAAAATGTTTTCAATCAACCCGTATATGAGGAAATCGAGTTTCGCCTCTCTCAACCCGTGTTAATGTACCTGCAAAAAGAAGGTGTACCCACTGAAAAAATTGCCCCCTTAGAGGGTCAAACCCTGACTAAACCCGTTAATTTCCGCAGCGCCTTAAGACGGGTAGCCAGCTTAACCCCAGAACAAGAATCCCAGGTCATAGCAGCCGCAGAACTCTATCCTATGCACATTACTCCAGAAGCAATTAACAAGATTGATTCTCAAGCCTTAACTCCAGAGCAATTCTCAGCCATTGAGCGATTAACCGGTCAATCCTTTGACTATAAATGGGAACTTCAGCAAGCTCTAGGAGTGCAAACCACCGCCTGGCAAAAACAACCGGGAGAAGAGCATTTAGACGACCAATTTCTTTATCTAGAAAAACTGTTTATAACCCCAAAAATAAGTAGGGGTTAA
- the ctpB gene encoding carboxyl-terminal processing protease CtpB has translation MNWYKNCLKPLQIALLTGTLTTTATLSLLGTAWCQSVRAALQDSPKAIVDETWQIVNREYVDPNFNQVDWLKVREELLDRQYTSPNQAYRAIRAALEQLNDPYTRFLDPNQFKRLTEQTSGELSGVGISLEIHPQTRRLTVIQPYDKSPAFKAGILPGDIILAIDGQSTEGMSLQTASQLIRGDVGSTVTLKLTRPGWGPFELEVVRATVEVPSVNHEVKQEGALRVGYIRLDEFSSHAAEQMERSIKDLEHQNVDGFVLDLRGNPGGLLESSIEIARMWLDSGAIVSTIDRNGNREFVRANRTALTKRPLAVLVDQKSASSSEILTGALQDNHRAKIVGTKTFGKALVQAVHSLSDGSGLAVTVAHYYTPKGTDISKMGITPDVAIELSQRDQRRLVQNARLRATSSDPHYTQAIASLTAQLSPKPLATTFEE, from the coding sequence ATGAACTGGTATAAAAACTGCTTAAAACCACTTCAGATTGCGTTGCTCACGGGTACACTGACCACGACAGCAACCCTATCTTTACTCGGTACAGCCTGGTGTCAATCAGTCCGTGCAGCCCTACAGGATAGTCCCAAAGCAATTGTGGATGAAACCTGGCAAATTGTAAACCGTGAGTATGTAGACCCCAATTTTAATCAAGTGGATTGGTTAAAGGTGCGAGAGGAACTCCTCGATCGCCAGTATACCAGCCCCAACCAAGCCTATCGAGCCATTCGCGCGGCCCTAGAACAGCTCAACGACCCCTATACCCGTTTTCTTGACCCCAACCAATTTAAGCGGCTCACCGAGCAAACCTCTGGAGAGTTATCCGGGGTGGGCATTTCCTTAGAAATTCATCCCCAAACCCGCCGATTAACCGTGATTCAACCCTATGATAAATCCCCAGCCTTCAAAGCGGGGATTCTCCCTGGAGATATCATTTTAGCCATTGATGGCCAGTCTACGGAGGGCATGTCTTTGCAAACAGCCAGCCAACTGATTCGAGGCGATGTAGGCAGTACGGTAACCCTGAAATTAACCCGGCCGGGATGGGGCCCCTTTGAGTTAGAGGTGGTGCGAGCTACGGTGGAAGTGCCTTCTGTTAACCATGAAGTGAAACAAGAAGGGGCTTTACGAGTGGGTTATATTCGCTTAGATGAGTTTAGCTCCCATGCGGCCGAACAAATGGAGCGCTCGATTAAAGATTTAGAGCATCAAAATGTGGATGGGTTTGTGCTAGATTTGCGCGGTAACCCAGGGGGATTATTAGAATCGAGTATTGAAATTGCTCGTATGTGGCTCGATAGTGGGGCGATTGTCAGTACCATTGACCGTAATGGTAATCGGGAGTTTGTGCGAGCGAATCGTACCGCCTTAACGAAACGTCCCTTAGCGGTTTTAGTGGATCAAAAATCTGCCAGTTCCAGTGAGATTCTGACCGGCGCTCTGCAAGATAATCATCGGGCTAAGATAGTGGGAACCAAAACCTTTGGTAAAGCCTTGGTGCAAGCGGTTCATTCCCTCTCTGATGGCTCTGGATTAGCGGTTACGGTTGCCCATTATTACACGCCCAAGGGAACGGATATTAGTAAAATGGGGATTACGCCTGATGTGGCGATCGAGTTGAGTCAGCGAGATCAACGGCGCTTGGTGCAAAATGCCCGTTTGCGAGCTACATCTTCCGATCCCCATTATACGCAGGCGATCGCCTCTTTAACGGCTCAATTGTCTCCGAAACCCTTAGCGACCACGTTTGAAGAGTGA